In Carya illinoinensis cultivar Pawnee chromosome 7, C.illinoinensisPawnee_v1, whole genome shotgun sequence, the following are encoded in one genomic region:
- the LOC122316695 gene encoding receptor-like protein 56, which yields MEGPLPAQELSTLENLERLDLSRNGLTDGLTPKEFHSLSKLSKLKHLDLSWNNFGKQILRVLGAQLPALKSLNLSTNEIEGPLSIKEMANLSNLEVLILRDNLLTGRLPIQDLANLSRLEILDMHGNHFTGSISPYIGALSLAKAISLSDNDFNGDFPSQDLCRLKKLEEFDISGNEFEGILPRCINNMSSLRLFDISGNRFIGNLSSSLIASLSPTAIEYIDLSHNLFEGLFSFSLFANHSKLEVVRFMSDNSKLEIETENPVDWTPLFQLKALVLRNCNMNKLTAIFRSFSLISTDWKYLISLTIS from the exons ATGGAAGGACCCTTACCTGCCCAAG AATTATCGACGTTAGAAAACTTGGAGAGGTTGGATTTAAGTAGGAATGGTCTCACGGACGGCTTAACACCCAAAG AATTCCATAGTTTGTCTAAACTGAGCAAGCTAAAGCACTTAGATTTAAGTTGGAATAACTTCGGGAAGCAAATTTTAAGAGTTTTGGGCGCCCAACTCCCAGCCCTCAAGTCTTTGAACCTAAGTACCAACGAAATCGAAGGGCCTCTTTCTATCAAAG AAATGGCTAATCTAAGCAACTTGGAGGTCTTGATCTTGCGAGATAACCTACTTACTGGAAGATTACCAATCCAag ATTTGGCAAATTTAAGTAGGTTGGAGATTTTAGATATGCATGGAAATCACTTCACTGGGAGTATTTCTCCATATATTGGGGCACTATCCTTGGCGAAGGCTATATCCTTATCTGACAATGATTTCAATGGAGATTTTCCTTCTCAAG ATTTGTGCAGATTGAAGAAACTTGAAGAATTTGATATTTCGGgcaatgaatttgaagggatcCTTCCTCGATGCATAAATAATATGTCATCACTAAGATTGTTTGATATATCTGGTAATCGTTTCATTGGAAACTTGTCTTCATCTCTAATAGCTAGCTTGAGTCCCACAGCTATTGAGTATATTGATCTTAGTCATAATCTATTTGAGGGCCTATTCTCATTCAGCTTATTCGCTAATCATTCCAAGCTTGAGGTGGTTCGATTTATGAGCGACAACAGCAAACTTGAGATTGAAACTGAAAATCCAGTCGATTGGACCCCATTATTTCAGTTAAAGGCCCTAGTATTGCGAAATTGTAATATGAACAAGCTAACGGCAATATTCCGAAGTTTCTCTTTGATCAGCACAGATTGGAAGTATTTGATTTCTCTCACAATAAGTTGA
- the LOC122315348 gene encoding uncharacterized protein LOC122315348, with product MYKVGENTESVNNCLKISEDNREDARRTLEKLHHQGEQITRTHMMNADIEKDLSQEELKLDIYKLKKYKGGTEIGHLQVLQAIKDDNDKEHIFWPLWYNFAKVVEFDILMASSIRYNLFIAMLFLKLCYFLSTRKYLYLCY from the exons ATGTACAAGGTTGGGGAGAACACAGAGTCGGTTAACAACTGCCTGAAGATTTCAGAGGACAACAGGGAAGATGCTAGAAGGACCCTTGAGAAGTTGCATCATCAGGGTGAGCAAATCACTAGGACCCACATGATGAATGCCGATATTGAAAAGGATTTGAGTCAG GAAGAACTCAAATTGGACATCTACAAGCTCAAGAAATACAAAG GAGGAACTGAAATTGGACATCTACAAGTTCTACAAGCAATCAAAG ACGATAATGACAAGGAACATATTTTTTGGCCTTTGTGGTATAATTTTGCTAAAGTGGTCGAATTTGACATTCTGATGGCTTCTTCAATaaggtataatttatttatagcaatgttatttttgaaattatgttattttttatctactaggaaatatttatatttatgttattaa